A single window of Sphaerodactylus townsendi isolate TG3544 linkage group LG05, MPM_Stown_v2.3, whole genome shotgun sequence DNA harbors:
- the TAL1 gene encoding T-cell acute lymphocytic leukemia protein 1, which translates to MLTERSPSDPPRDHAARGPGAGAEGAGEPDLGLGSGSSSSGGGGGGGEAGRRGGVALPGQTALLNGVAKETGRPPPSPGPPPPAAPVPVIELVRGGHPIKAREAPAGAMQSQPGDGGNRAPAAALATGPGTPPGGGGSNSSGGGGGHSHGHSHDARMVQLSPAAAPGLPLQPPARAMLYGLGPPALSAASSGFFGEPDTFPMYNKNQVKRRPSPYEVEISDGPHTKVVRRIFTNSRERWRQQNVNGAFAELRKLIPTHPPDKKLSKNEILRLAMKYINFLAKLLNDQEEEGNQRGKANKDTGIVQEDLLQDMLSPNSSCGSSLDGAGSPDSFTEEHDMLDSKHARGIHHSILPIENNAQR; encoded by the exons ATGCTGACGGAGAGGTCCCCCAGTGACCCGCCGCGGGATCATGCAGCGCGCGGCCCCGGAGCCGGAGCGGAGGGCGCCGGCGAGCCGGACTTGGGCTTGGGCTCcggtagcagcagcagcggcggcggcggcggcggcggcgaggctGGGCGGCGCGGGGGGGTGGCGCTCCCGGGCCAGACGGCCTTGCTCAACGGGGTTGCCAAGGAGACCGGCcggccgcccccctcccccggcccgcCGCCCCCTGCCGCGCCGGTGCCCGTGATCGAGCTGGTGCGCGGCggccaccctataaaagccaggGAGGCGCCGGCCGGGGCCATGCAGAGCCAGCCGGGAGACGGCGGCAACAGAGCGCCTGCGGCAGCCCTCGCCACGGGCCCCGGCACGccccccggcggcggcggcagcaacagcagcggcggcggcggcggccacaGCCACGGCCACAGCCACGACGCCCGCATGGTGCAGCTGAGCCCCGCCGCAGCGCCCGGCCTCCCGCTCCAGCCGCCCGCCAGGGCCATGCTCTACGGCCTCGGGCCCCCCGCGCTCAGCGCCGCCAGCAG TGGATTTTTTGGGGAGCCAGACACCTTCCCGATGTACAACAAAAACCAAGTGAAAAGAAGACCATCCCCTTATGAAGTGGAGATCTCTGATG GTCCTCATACAAAAGTGGTCCGTCGAATATTTACCAATAGTCGGGAGAGATGGAGGCAGCAGAATGTCAATGGGGCCTTTGCTGAGCTTCGTAAGCTCATCCCAACTCACCCACCAGACAAAAAACTCAGCAAAAATGAAATCTTACGCCTGGCTATGAAATACATCAACTTCTTGGCTAAGCTGCTCAACgaccaggaagaagaaggaaatcAAAGGGGGAAAGCTAACAAAGACACTGGCATAGTGCAAGAAGATCTCCTTCAGGACATGTTGTCCCCAAACTCAAGCTGTGGAAGTTCATTAGATGGAGCAGGAAGCCCAGACAGTTTCACAGAGGAGCATGACATGTTAGATTCTAAACATGCAAGAGGCATCCACCACTCTATTCTTCCAATCGAAAATAATGCACAGCGATGA